The DNA window GCTTTCCGCGGTTTCCCGCGCACGCCGCAAGGGGCTGCAATATAGGCGGGCGGGCCTTTCCCCCGCGATCCGAGGCGCAAGGCGGGACGCCTTCCGGCGCCCTTCGGGGGCAAGGGGCAGGTCGGTGCTCCCGATGAGGCAACTGGCGCATTGCGCCGCCGTCTCCGCGTGCCGCAGAAGCACGATCGTCCGGGGCCTGACGAGCCCGGAATTCTGGCGGCGGGTCTCCGTCAAGGTTCCTCCTCTGTCGGATGAAACCAATCCATCTCCGGGATCGCCCGGACGACGTCGCCCACCACAATCAGCCCCGGCGCAGTCGTTTCAGGAAGCTCCTCCCCGGAGAGGAACGACCCCAGGATCCCCACGACGCGTCGCTGCCCTGGCGTGGTTCCCCCGCTGATGAGGGCGATGGGCGTCTCCGGCGACCGGCCGAACGCCAGCAGTTTCTCGACCACGGTCCTGCAACGGGTCACGCCCATCAGAAAAACCAGGGTGCCGGAATCCCCGGCGATCCGCTCCCATTCCGTGTCGGAAAAGCCGATACCGCCCCGCTTGTGCGCGCTGTAGACCGCAAAGGAGGAGGCATACTCCCGGTCCGTGAGCGGGATTCCCGCATACGCAGGGACGGCGGACACGCAGGAGACGCCGGGCACGATCTCGAAGGCGATCCCCGCTCGGAAAAGAGCGCGGGCTTCCTCCCCGCCCCGGCCGAAGATCATCGGGTCGCCGCCCTTGAGGCGAACGACGGTTTTTCCCTGTCGCGCTTTTTCGACGAGCAGGTGGTTGATCTCCCCCTGCGTCTTCACGCAATTCCCCTTCCGCTTGCCGACGTGGATCCTCTCCGCCTGCGGGCAATACATTTCGAGAAGCGCCGGGTTGGCGATCCCGTCGGAAAGGACGGTATCCGCGGCCAGGAGGCATTCCATGCCCCGGATCGTGAGCAGTCCCGGGTCGCCCGGCCCCGCCCCGACGAGATAGACCTTGCCGGGAGCGATTTCCTCCGGCTCCCCGGGGGTCTCCGGGGAAGCCGAACCGCCGGCATCCCCGGGCGTGGGATCCCCGGACACGCGAAGCCGGCCGACCCTTTTCAGGAATTCCCGTCGGGCCTGATCCGCTTCTCCCCGGGACAATGCTTCTAGAACATTCCGATCCAGCAGTTCCATCGAAAGCTGACGCCGCCGCTCGCGCGGAATCTCTTTCCAGGCCCGCTTCTCCTTGACGGATTCCACCAGGCGCAGGAACTCGCCGTAGGCCTCCCCGTACCGGCCGACCGCCTCCGCCCGCAGGTACGCAGCGAGGGCAGGGGAAATCCCGTCGGTAGCGAAGGAAACCGTGAAGTTCCCTCTCCGTAGCGTGGCCGGGAAGGAGAAATCGCCCCCCCGCGCCTCATCGGCCCGCTGGGCCAGGATGCCCATTTCGGCGGCATCCGCGAGAACCTGCCGGT is part of the Deltaproteobacteria bacterium genome and encodes:
- the cobA gene encoding uroporphyrinogen-III C-methyltransferase — encoded protein: MLLPVNLNVKGRLCVIVGGGPVANRKCRKLLEHGARARVVSPDFSGGDGAWAFADIDRQERPYGKDALVGAFLAIAATDDPEVNRQVLADAAEMGILAQRADEARGGDFSFPATLRRGNFTVSFATDGISPALAAYLRAEAVGRYGEAYGEFLRLVESVKEKRAWKEIPRERRRQLSMELLDRNVLEALSRGEADQARREFLKRVGRLRVSGDPTPGDAGGSASPETPGEPEEIAPGKVYLVGAGPGDPGLLTIRGMECLLAADTVLSDGIANPALLEMYCPQAERIHVGKRKGNCVKTQGEINHLLVEKARQGKTVVRLKGGDPMIFGRGGEEARALFRAGIAFEIVPGVSCVSAVPAYAGIPLTDREYASSFAVYSAHKRGGIGFSDTEWERIAGDSGTLVFLMGVTRCRTVVEKLLAFGRSPETPIALISGGTTPGQRRVVGILGSFLSGEELPETTAPGLIVVGDVVRAIPEMDWFHPTEEEP